One window of the Eucalyptus grandis isolate ANBG69807.140 chromosome 8, ASM1654582v1, whole genome shotgun sequence genome contains the following:
- the LOC120286518 gene encoding probable 2-oxoglutarate-dependent dioxygenase ANS, whose amino-acid sequence MVYETNSDVPVTFPVIDISLLSSEDELQKLRSILSSCGCFQATGHGISVECLDKMREVARQFFALPVEEKQKYSRSPNEAYGYGDDLVVSDNQVETCCYRLLLRVFPEDQRRMNFWPENPADFGKTLHEYALKIRSVMNDLSKAMARSLELEENSFLNQFGDQPVLETRINFYPPCSRAEVLGVKPHLDRSTITILLQDKEVEGLQVLTDGEWHTVPVIPHALVINLGGLMQVMTNGMFKSPLHRVLTNGNKLRMSVAMLDEPEAEKEIGPLDQLVHHSSPRLYRNVRNFAAFNYECFQKGKNSLEELKI is encoded by the exons ATGGTTTATGAAACAAACAGTGATGTTCCCGTGACATTCCCAGTGATTGATATCAGCCTTCTGTCCTCAGAAGATGAACTTCAGAAACTCAGATCAATTCTCAGCTCTTGTGGATGCTTCCAG GCCACTGGACACGGAATATCAGTTGAATGTCTTGACAAAATGCGTGAAGTTGCTCGACAGTTCTTTGCATTGCCAGTTGAAGAGAAACAGAAATATTCACGATCTCCAAATGAGGCTTATGGTTATGGAGATGACTTGGTTGTATCTGATAACCAAGTCGAAACCTGTTGCTACCGCTTGTTACTTAGAGTATTTCCCGAAGATCAAAGGAGGATGAATTTTTGGCCTGAAAATCCTGCCGATTTTGG TAAAACCTTGCATGAGTATGCACTCAAGATAAGATCAGTGATGAATGATCTTTCTAAGGCGATGGCCAGGTCACTTGAGTTAGAAGAGAACAGCTTCTTGAACCAGTTTGGAGACCAGCCAGTATTGGAAACAAGGATCAACTTCTACCCGCCGTGCTCCAGGGCTGAAGTTCTGGGCGTCAAACCTCATTTAGACAGATCCACAATCACAATTCTTTTGCAGGACAAAGAAGTGGAAGGCCTCCAAGTCCTGACAGATGGCGAGTGGCACACAGTTCCCGTTATTCCCCACGCTCTCGTCATCAATCTGGGCGGTCTGATGCAG GTAATGACAAATGGAATGTTCAAGAGCCCCTTGCACAGGGTATTGACAAACGGGAACAAGTTGAGAATGTCGGTCGCTATGCTTGATGAGCCAGAAGCAGAGAAAGAGATCGGACCGCTCGATCAATTAGTCCACCACAGTAGCCCAAGGTTGTATAGAAATGTCAGGAACTTTGCTGCTTTCAACTACGAGTGCTTCCAGAAAGGAAAGAATTCGCTCGAGGAACTGAAAATTTGA
- the LOC104414218 gene encoding uncharacterized protein LOC104414218, whose product MSLQLLQPAPPPPPQTVTVFPDTFTRPQPSSSSQQHSHSSGSFGTVFMVLAIVLAVSAIACCFGRFCNRRSRTDDPSAKQTRRPHPRENDIEFGFDGRTRTGANPIVGNNGRIDGRTRTVANPTAGNNKGGSQAIHDNDKGGLGGGFHFQKRAVIDEPEPGA is encoded by the coding sequence ATGTCGCTCCAGCTACTCCAGCCGGctccgccaccaccgccgcagACTGTCACGGTGTTCCCCGACACCTTCACAAGGCCAcagccgtcgtcgtcgtcccaACAACACTCTCACTCAAGCGGGTCCTTTGGGACAGTGTTCATGGTCCTTGCCATTGTCCTTGCTGTGTCTGCTATCGCCTGCTGCTTCGGCCGGTTCTGCAACCGGCGGTCCCGCACTGATGACCCGTCAGCAAAACAAACCCGCCGGCCTCATCCGAGAGAGAACGACATTGAGTTTGGCTTCGACGGAAGGACTCGAACTGGAGCTAACCCGATAGTCGGCAACAATGGAAGGATCGACGGAAGGACTCGAACCGTAGCTAACCCGACAGCCGGCAACAACAAGGGTGGATCCCAAGCGATCCATGATAATGATAAGGGAGGTTTAGGTGGAGGCTTTCATTTCCAGAAGAGGGCTGTAATCGATGAGCCAGAGCCTGGTGCATGA
- the LOC104417045 gene encoding probable nucleoredoxin 1 has protein sequence MAGAVGDAASHDVQSLLSSPNRDFLIRNNGDQIPVADLVGKTVLLYFSAHWCPPCRAFLPVLTEAYEKIKATDNAFELIFISSDKDQSAFNDYFAQMPWLALPFGDERKKSLSLKFEVRGIPTLIAIGPTGQTVTKQARDLISEHGADAYPFTAEHLKKLEEKLTRNEPDEGGDEERR, from the exons atggcgGGTGCTGTCGGAGACGCAGCTTCTCACGATGTTCAGTCCCTCTTGTCTTCACCGAATAGGGACTTCCTCATCCGGAACAACGGCGATCAG ATTCCGGTAGCGGACTTGGTAGGGAAGACTGTCCTCCTTTACTTCTCAGCACACTGGTGCCCTCCTTGCCGAGCATTCCTGCCAGTGCTTACGGAGGCATACGAAAAGATCAAGGCCACAGACAATGCCTTTGAATTGATCTTCATCTCCAGTGACAAGGACCAATCAGCCTTCAACGATTATTTTGCTCAGATGCCGTGGCTGGCACTCCCCTTTGGTGACGAGAGGAAGAAATCCCTGAGTCTCAAATTCGAGGTCCGGGGGATCCCCACACTCATAGCCATTGGCCCAACGGGCCAGACAGTGACTAAACAAGCAAGGGATCTTATATCGGAGCACGGGGCTGATGCTTATCCTTTTACTGCGGAACATCTCAAGAAGTTGGAGGAGAAGTTGACTAGGAACGAGCCAGATGAAGGAGGAGATGAAGAAAGACGGTAA